In Pangasianodon hypophthalmus isolate fPanHyp1 chromosome 29, fPanHyp1.pri, whole genome shotgun sequence, one genomic interval encodes:
- the LOC113534681 gene encoding aconitate hydratase, mitochondrial — MASYCLTVSRLRLVLGDTARRLHVSSALGSKSKVAMSRFEPGSSVDYNTLLSNINIVRKRLNRPLTLSEKIVYGHLDDPVGQEITRGRTYLRLRPDRVAMQDATAQMAMLQFISSGLPRVAVPSTIHCDHLIEAQVGGAQDLQRAKEVNQEVYNFLATAAAKYGVGFWKPGSGIIHQIILENFAYPGVMLVGTDSHTPNGGGLGGICIGVGGADAVDVMAGIPWELKCPNVIGVKLTGSLSGWTSPKDVILKVAGILTVKGGTGAIVEYHGPGVDSISCTGMATICNMGAEIGATTSVFPYNHRMRTYLEKTGRKEIAELADEYKECLVPDPDCHYDQLIEVNLSELKPHINGPFTPDLAHPVSEIGAAAQKNGWPLQVKVGLIGSCTNSSYEDMGRAASLAQQALDHGLKCKSQFTVTPGSEQIRATIERDGYAQVLRDVGGVVLANACGPCIGQWDRRDVKKGEKNTIVTSFNRNFTARNDANPATHAFVTSPEIVTALSIAGTLNFNPETDYLTAANGEKFKLVPPTGDELPVLDFDPGEDTYQHPPTDGHSVQVDVNPQSNRLQLLEPFQKWDGKDLEDMRVLIKVKGKCTTDHISAAGPWLKFRGHLDNISNNLLIGAVNIENNAVNKIKNQLSGEYGGVPDVARVYKANGVQWVVVGDENYGEGSSREHAALEPRHLGGRAIIVKSFARIHETNLKKQGLLPLTFSDPRDYDKICPDDKISIIGLQSFAPGKPLTAVLKHSDGSSESIQLNHTFNETQIEWFQAGSALNRMKELQR, encoded by the exons ATGGCGTCCTACTGTCTGACTGTCAGTCGATTACGG cttgtCCTGGGTGACACAGCCAGGCGGCTTCATGTCTCCTCCGCCCTCGGCTCCAAATCTAAAGTGGCGATGAGCCGATTTGAGCCCGGCTCCTCCGTCGACTACAACACACTGCTGAGCAACATCAACATCGTCCGGAAGAG actgaACCGTCCCCTCACTCTGTCGGAGAAGATCGTGTATGGACACCTGGATGACCCAGTGGGTCAGGAGATCACGAGAGGCCGTACGTACCTGCGTCTGCGTCCGGACCGTGTGGCCATGCAGGACGCCACGGCGCAGATGGCCATGCTGCAGTTCATCAGCAGCGGCCTGCCCAGAGTGGCCGTGCCCTCCACCATCCACTGTGACCACCTGATCGAGGCGCAGGTCGGCGGAGCCCAGGACCTGCAGAGGGCCAAG GAAGTGAATCAGGAAGTCTATAACTTCCTGGCTACAGCTGCAGCCAAGTACGGTGTTGGATTCTGGAAACCGGGATCAGGAATCATTCATCAG ATTATTCTGGAAAACTTTGCATACCCAGGAGTGATGCTGGTTGGCAcagactctcacacacccaaCGGAGGCGGGCTTGGGGGCATCTGCATCGGAGTGGGCGGAGCCGACGCCGTGGATGTCATGGCGGGGATTCCATGGGAGTTAAAGTGCCCCAAC GTGATTGGGGTGAAGTTGACCGGCTCTCTCTCTGGCTGGACGTCTCCTAAAGACGTCATTCTGAAAGTAGCAGGTATTCTGACTGTAAAAGGAGGCACAGGCGCTATAGTGGAGTATCACGGACCAGGAGTTGACTCCATCTCCTGTACAg gcATGGCCACTATCTGTAACATGGGTGCTGAGATCGGAGCCACTACATCTGTGTTCCCCTACAACCACCGCATGAGGACCTACCTGGAGAAAACGGGGCGTaaag AGATTGCTGAGCTGGCGGATGAATATAAAGAGTGTTTAGTTCCTGATCCTGACTGCCATTACGATCAGCTCATCGAGGTCAACCTGAGTGAG CTGAAGCCGCATATTAACGGGCCGTTCACTCCTGACCTGGCACACCCGGTGTCTGAGATCGGAGCTGCAGCTCAGAAGAACGGCTGGCCACTCCAGGTCAAAGTGG GTCTGATTGGGAGCTGCACTAACTCCAGCTATGAGGACATGGGCCGTGCCGCCTCTCTGGCTCAGCAGGCGCTGGATCACGGCCTGAAGTGTAAATCCCAGTTCACCGTCACGCCGGGGTCGGAGCAGATCAGAGCCACCATCGAGAGAGACGGATAT GCTCAGGTCCTGAGGGACGTTGGGGGTGTGGTTCTGGCTAACGCGTGTGGGCCGTGTATTGGGCAGTGGGACCG gcgTGATGTGAAGAAAGGTGAGAAGAACACCATCGTTACATCCTTCAACAGAAACTTCACGGCTAGAAATGACGCAAACCCGGCCACACACGCCTTCGTCACTTCGCCTGAG atcgTCACAGCTCTGTCGATAGCCGGCACTCTAAACTTCAACCCTGAGACAGACTACCTAACTGCTGCTAACGGAGAGAAGTTTAAGCTGGTGCCCCCTACAGGAGACGAGCTGCCAGTGCTAGACTTTGACCCAGGTGAGGACACCTACCAGCACCCGCCCACAGACGGACACAGCGTCCAGGTGGACGTGAACCCGCAGAGCAACAGACTGCAGCTGCTCGAACCCTTCCAGAAATGGGATGGGAAAGACCTGGAGGACATGCGGGTGCTGAttaag gtGAAGGGTAAATGTACTACCGACCACATCAGCGCCGCTGGTCCGTGGCTGAAGTTCCGCGGTCACCTCGACAACATCTCCAACAACCTCCTGATCGGAGCAGTGAACATCGAGAACAACGCCGTCAATAAGATCAAAAACCAGCTGAGTGGAGAGTACGGGGGCGTGCCGGACGTCGCCCGCGTCTACAAG gcgaACGGCGTGCAGTGGGTGGTCGTGGGAGATGAGAATTACGGCGAAGGCTCCAGCAGAGAGCATGCGGCTCTGGAACCCCGACACCTCGGAGGAAGAGCCATCATCGTCAAGAGCTTCGCCAGGATCCACG AGACTAATCTGAAGAAGCAGGGCTTATTGCCCCTGACGTTCTCAGACCCTCGGGACTATGACAAGATCTGCCCCGATGATAAGATCTCCATCATCGGACTGCAGTCTTTCGCCCCTGGCAAG cctCTGACCGCCGTGTTGAAGCACTCAGACGGCAGTTCGGAGAGCATCCAGCTGAACCACACCTTCAACGAGACGCAGATCGAGTGGTTCCAGGCTGGCTCCGCCCTTAACAGGATGAAGGAGCTCCAGCGCTGA